In Rattus norvegicus strain BN/NHsdMcwi chromosome 3, GRCr8, whole genome shotgun sequence, a genomic segment contains:
- the Fam83d gene encoding protein FAM83D isoform X1, with product MVIAVVMDVFSDIDIFRDLQEICRKRGVAVYILLDQALLSHFLDMCMDLKVHPEQEKLMTVRTITGNIYYARSGTKVVGKVHEKFTLIDGIRVATGSYSFTWTDGKLNSSNLVILSGQVVEHFDLEFRILYAQSEPISSKLLSNFQISGKFDHLADQKPQSKEPTLGNLLRIRLARLSSTPKKTGLDPEVPPKDRDKTKRHDSETSTISDEDYFCSHKDQLEESKVVDAATQTEPGEEMAAVSLSEVGTQTSSSMMCAGTQTTVVTRAASSQATVWSKSTTTQTEADESFLPQGAQSKEESPASKMSVSRSSSLRSSSSVSSQGSLASSVSSHVSLSGTDLHTPGYPKYLGLGTPHLDLCLRDSFRNLSKERQVHFTGIRSRLTQMLTVLSRRTLFTEHYLSYSPGSFTRASTNLVSVRDIALYPPYQ from the exons ATG GTGATTGCTGTGGTAATGGACGTTTTCTCAGACATCGACATCTTCCGAGACCTGCAGGAGATCTGTAGGAAACGGGGGGTGGCTGTGTACATCCTTCTGGACCAGGCTCTGCTCTCCCACTTTTTGGACATGTGCATGGATCTGAAAGTTCATCCTGAGCAGGAAAAG CTGATGACGGTGCGGACCATTACAGGAAATATCTACTATGCAAGGTCAGGAACAAAGGTTGTTGGGAAGGTTCATGAGAAGTTCACACTGATTGACGGAATTCGGGTGGCAACGGGCTCTTACAG TTTTACCTGGACCGACGGCAAGTTAAACAGCAGTAACTTGGTAATTCTGTCTGGCCAAGTGGTTGAACACTTTGATCTGGAGTTCCGGATCCTGTACGCCCAGTCAGAGCCCATCAGCTCCAAACTCCTGTCCAACTTCCAGATCAGTGGCAAGTTTGACCATCTGGCTGACCAAAAGCCACAGTCGAAGGAGCCCACACTGGGCAATCTGCTGCGTATCAGGCTGGCCAGACTCTCAAGTACTCCCAAGAAGACCGGCCTGGACCCAGAGGTGCCGCCAAAGGACAGAGACAAAACCAAGCGCCACGATTCTGAGACTTCCACCATCAGTGATGAAGACTATTTCTGCAGCCACAAGGACCAGCTAGAGGAGAGCAAGGTGGTTGATGCTGCTACCCAAACAGAGCCAGGAGAAGAGATGGCTGCAGTAAGCCTGAGCGAGGTGGGAACTCAGACTAGTTCCAGCATGATGTGTGCTGGGACCCAAACCACAGTTGTCACCAGGGCAGCGAGCTCCCAGGCCACAGTGTGGTCCAAGTCCACCACCACGCAGACTGAAGCTGACGAGAGCTTCCTTCCTCAGGGTGCCCAGTCTAAAGAAGAGTCACCGGCATCCAAGATGTCGGTGTCAAGGTCTTCCAGTTTGAGGTCATCCTCCTCTGTGTCTTCCCAGGGCTCACTGGCAAGCTCGGTCAGCTCCCATGTTTCCCTGTCAGGCACTGATCTGCACACTCCCGGATACCCCAAGTACCTGGGTCTGGGCACGCCCCATCTGGATCTGTGCCTGAGGGACTCCTTCAGAAACTTGAGTAAAGAGCGGCAGGTCCACTTCACTGGCATCAGGTCCCGGCTCACCCAGATGCTCACCGTGCTCTCAAGGAGAACGCTCTTCACAGAGCACTACCTCAGCTACAGTCCTGGGAGCTTCACCAGAGCGTCCACCAACCTGGTTTCTGTGAGGGACATAGCACTCTATCCTCCCTATCAGTGA
- the Fam83d gene encoding protein FAM83D yields the protein MAARCELLDDLPAACLSPCGPPNPTELFSEARRLALEQLLAGGPNAWDAFLRRERLGRFLNTDEVREVLGAAERPGEDGAVVTEESFGSSHDCSSGTYFPEQSDLEPPALELGWPSFYRGAYRGATRVEAHFQPRGAGAGGPYGCKDALRQQLRSAREVIAVVMDVFSDIDIFRDLQEICRKRGVAVYILLDQALLSHFLDMCMDLKVHPEQEKLMTVRTITGNIYYARSGTKVVGKVHEKFTLIDGIRVATGSYSFTWTDGKLNSSNLVILSGQVVEHFDLEFRILYAQSEPISSKLLSNFQISGKFDHLADQKPQSKEPTLGNLLRIRLARLSSTPKKTGLDPEVPPKDRDKTKRHDSETSTISDEDYFCSHKDQLEESKVVDAATQTEPGEEMAAVSLSEVGTQTSSSMMCAGTQTTVVTRAASSQATVWSKSTTTQTEADESFLPQGAQSKEESPASKMSVSRSSSLRSSSSVSSQGSLASSVSSHVSLSGTDLHTPGYPKYLGLGTPHLDLCLRDSFRNLSKERQVHFTGIRSRLTQMLTVLSRRTLFTEHYLSYSPGSFTRASTNLVSVRDIALYPPYQ from the exons ATGGCTGCTCGCTGCGAGTTGTTAGACGACCTTCCCGCGGCCTGCCTGTCTCCGTGCGGTCCGCCCAACCCCACGGAGCTGTTCAGCGAGGCGCGGCGCCTGGCTCTCGAGCAGCTGCTGGCCGGCGGCCCCAACGCCTGGGATGCCTTCTTACGGCGCGAGCGGCTGGGCCGCTTCCTCAACACCGACGAGGTGCGTGAGGTTCTGGGCGCCGCCGAGCGGCCGGGCGAGGACGGCGCGGTGGTGACCGAGGAATCGTTCGGATCCTCTCACGACTGCTCGTCGGGCACCTACTTTCCGGAGCAGTCGGACCTGGAACCTCCGGCGTTGGAGCTCGGCTGGCCCTCCTTCTACCGGGGTGCCTACCGCGGTGCCACGCGTGTCGAGGCTCATTTCCAGCCCCGCGGCGCGGGCGCAGGCGGCCCGTACGGCTGCAAGGATGCACTACGCCAGCAGCTGCGCTCCGCCCGAGAG GTGATTGCTGTGGTAATGGACGTTTTCTCAGACATCGACATCTTCCGAGACCTGCAGGAGATCTGTAGGAAACGGGGGGTGGCTGTGTACATCCTTCTGGACCAGGCTCTGCTCTCCCACTTTTTGGACATGTGCATGGATCTGAAAGTTCATCCTGAGCAGGAAAAG CTGATGACGGTGCGGACCATTACAGGAAATATCTACTATGCAAGGTCAGGAACAAAGGTTGTTGGGAAGGTTCATGAGAAGTTCACACTGATTGACGGAATTCGGGTGGCAACGGGCTCTTACAG TTTTACCTGGACCGACGGCAAGTTAAACAGCAGTAACTTGGTAATTCTGTCTGGCCAAGTGGTTGAACACTTTGATCTGGAGTTCCGGATCCTGTACGCCCAGTCAGAGCCCATCAGCTCCAAACTCCTGTCCAACTTCCAGATCAGTGGCAAGTTTGACCATCTGGCTGACCAAAAGCCACAGTCGAAGGAGCCCACACTGGGCAATCTGCTGCGTATCAGGCTGGCCAGACTCTCAAGTACTCCCAAGAAGACCGGCCTGGACCCAGAGGTGCCGCCAAAGGACAGAGACAAAACCAAGCGCCACGATTCTGAGACTTCCACCATCAGTGATGAAGACTATTTCTGCAGCCACAAGGACCAGCTAGAGGAGAGCAAGGTGGTTGATGCTGCTACCCAAACAGAGCCAGGAGAAGAGATGGCTGCAGTAAGCCTGAGCGAGGTGGGAACTCAGACTAGTTCCAGCATGATGTGTGCTGGGACCCAAACCACAGTTGTCACCAGGGCAGCGAGCTCCCAGGCCACAGTGTGGTCCAAGTCCACCACCACGCAGACTGAAGCTGACGAGAGCTTCCTTCCTCAGGGTGCCCAGTCTAAAGAAGAGTCACCGGCATCCAAGATGTCGGTGTCAAGGTCTTCCAGTTTGAGGTCATCCTCCTCTGTGTCTTCCCAGGGCTCACTGGCAAGCTCGGTCAGCTCCCATGTTTCCCTGTCAGGCACTGATCTGCACACTCCCGGATACCCCAAGTACCTGGGTCTGGGCACGCCCCATCTGGATCTGTGCCTGAGGGACTCCTTCAGAAACTTGAGTAAAGAGCGGCAGGTCCACTTCACTGGCATCAGGTCCCGGCTCACCCAGATGCTCACCGTGCTCTCAAGGAGAACGCTCTTCACAGAGCACTACCTCAGCTACAGTCCTGGGAGCTTCACCAGAGCGTCCACCAACCTGGTTTCTGTGAGGGACATAGCACTCTATCCTCCCTATCAGTGA
- the Fam83d gene encoding protein FAM83D isoform X2: protein MDVFSDIDIFRDLQEICRKRGVAVYILLDQALLSHFLDMCMDLKVHPEQEKLMTVRTITGNIYYARSGTKVVGKVHEKFTLIDGIRVATGSYSFTWTDGKLNSSNLVILSGQVVEHFDLEFRILYAQSEPISSKLLSNFQISGKFDHLADQKPQSKEPTLGNLLRIRLARLSSTPKKTGLDPEVPPKDRDKTKRHDSETSTISDEDYFCSHKDQLEESKVVDAATQTEPGEEMAAVSLSEVGTQTSSSMMCAGTQTTVVTRAASSQATVWSKSTTTQTEADESFLPQGAQSKEESPASKMSVSRSSSLRSSSSVSSQGSLASSVSSHVSLSGTDLHTPGYPKYLGLGTPHLDLCLRDSFRNLSKERQVHFTGIRSRLTQMLTVLSRRTLFTEHYLSYSPGSFTRASTNLVSVRDIALYPPYQ from the exons ATGGACGTTTTCTCAGACATCGACATCTTCCGAGACCTGCAGGAGATCTGTAGGAAACGGGGGGTGGCTGTGTACATCCTTCTGGACCAGGCTCTGCTCTCCCACTTTTTGGACATGTGCATGGATCTGAAAGTTCATCCTGAGCAGGAAAAG CTGATGACGGTGCGGACCATTACAGGAAATATCTACTATGCAAGGTCAGGAACAAAGGTTGTTGGGAAGGTTCATGAGAAGTTCACACTGATTGACGGAATTCGGGTGGCAACGGGCTCTTACAG TTTTACCTGGACCGACGGCAAGTTAAACAGCAGTAACTTGGTAATTCTGTCTGGCCAAGTGGTTGAACACTTTGATCTGGAGTTCCGGATCCTGTACGCCCAGTCAGAGCCCATCAGCTCCAAACTCCTGTCCAACTTCCAGATCAGTGGCAAGTTTGACCATCTGGCTGACCAAAAGCCACAGTCGAAGGAGCCCACACTGGGCAATCTGCTGCGTATCAGGCTGGCCAGACTCTCAAGTACTCCCAAGAAGACCGGCCTGGACCCAGAGGTGCCGCCAAAGGACAGAGACAAAACCAAGCGCCACGATTCTGAGACTTCCACCATCAGTGATGAAGACTATTTCTGCAGCCACAAGGACCAGCTAGAGGAGAGCAAGGTGGTTGATGCTGCTACCCAAACAGAGCCAGGAGAAGAGATGGCTGCAGTAAGCCTGAGCGAGGTGGGAACTCAGACTAGTTCCAGCATGATGTGTGCTGGGACCCAAACCACAGTTGTCACCAGGGCAGCGAGCTCCCAGGCCACAGTGTGGTCCAAGTCCACCACCACGCAGACTGAAGCTGACGAGAGCTTCCTTCCTCAGGGTGCCCAGTCTAAAGAAGAGTCACCGGCATCCAAGATGTCGGTGTCAAGGTCTTCCAGTTTGAGGTCATCCTCCTCTGTGTCTTCCCAGGGCTCACTGGCAAGCTCGGTCAGCTCCCATGTTTCCCTGTCAGGCACTGATCTGCACACTCCCGGATACCCCAAGTACCTGGGTCTGGGCACGCCCCATCTGGATCTGTGCCTGAGGGACTCCTTCAGAAACTTGAGTAAAGAGCGGCAGGTCCACTTCACTGGCATCAGGTCCCGGCTCACCCAGATGCTCACCGTGCTCTCAAGGAGAACGCTCTTCACAGAGCACTACCTCAGCTACAGTCCTGGGAGCTTCACCAGAGCGTCCACCAACCTGGTTTCTGTGAGGGACATAGCACTCTATCCTCCCTATCAGTGA
- the Fam83d gene encoding protein FAM83D isoform X3, which yields MAARCELLDDLPAACLSPCGPPNPTELFSEARRLALEQLLAGGPNAWDAFLRRERLGRFLNTDEVREVLGAAERPGEDGAVVTEESFGSSHDCSSGTYFPEQSDLEPPALELGWPSFYRGAYRGATRVEAHFQPRGAGAGGPYGCKDALRQQLRSAREVIAVVMDVFSDIDIFRDLQEICRKRGVAVYILLDQALLSHFLDMCMDLKVHPEQEKVSDDGADHYRKYLLCKVRNKGCWEGS from the exons ATGGCTGCTCGCTGCGAGTTGTTAGACGACCTTCCCGCGGCCTGCCTGTCTCCGTGCGGTCCGCCCAACCCCACGGAGCTGTTCAGCGAGGCGCGGCGCCTGGCTCTCGAGCAGCTGCTGGCCGGCGGCCCCAACGCCTGGGATGCCTTCTTACGGCGCGAGCGGCTGGGCCGCTTCCTCAACACCGACGAGGTGCGTGAGGTTCTGGGCGCCGCCGAGCGGCCGGGCGAGGACGGCGCGGTGGTGACCGAGGAATCGTTCGGATCCTCTCACGACTGCTCGTCGGGCACCTACTTTCCGGAGCAGTCGGACCTGGAACCTCCGGCGTTGGAGCTCGGCTGGCCCTCCTTCTACCGGGGTGCCTACCGCGGTGCCACGCGTGTCGAGGCTCATTTCCAGCCCCGCGGCGCGGGCGCAGGCGGCCCGTACGGCTGCAAGGATGCACTACGCCAGCAGCTGCGCTCCGCCCGAGAG GTGATTGCTGTGGTAATGGACGTTTTCTCAGACATCGACATCTTCCGAGACCTGCAGGAGATCTGTAGGAAACGGGGGGTGGCTGTGTACATCCTTCTGGACCAGGCTCTGCTCTCCCACTTTTTGGACATGTGCATGGATCTGAAAGTTCATCCTGAGCAGGAAAAGGTTT CTGATGACGGTGCGGACCATTACAGGAAATATCTACTATGCAAGGTCAGGAACAAAGGTTGTTGGGAAGGTTCATGA